AAAATAAAAGCCATGATTTGAATTCCTGATTTATTTAGTCTGTAAGCGCAACATCTTTTTGAATGCGTAAACGGTCATATGACACAGCTTCATCTTGGTTAATCGAAACGACATAAGGCTCGATTGTTTTTTTGAAACTGACCATGTTGCCCTGTTCATCTTTTTTTAAATGCGCGTGACAGAACCAATCCAAGTTATTTTTTTGAGGGAAATCTGCTCTATAGTGGTACAGTCCCCAACGGCTTTCTTCCCTAAACAATGAGGCTCTGGCTGCCATTTCCGCACAGTCTCGAATAAAAGAAACTTCAGCAGCACGCATCAGTTCATGCGGGTTTCTTGCAGAGATTCGCTTAATATCCTGTTTGATTTCTTCAAAACGCTTGAGCCCAATTTCCATTTTTTGGTGTGTTTTAGGTGGTTGCAAATAGTCATTTACAAAACGGCGCAGCTTATATTCCACTTGTTCGGCTGGTAAACCTTCAGAACAATCCAGTGGCGCAAATATTCGAGCTTTTTCTGCTTCTATTTCGCTTTGGTTTAATTCGCTATCTTCAATTACATTCACATATTGCGCGGCATTTACACCCGCAAACCAACCATAGGTAAATGCACCAAGCATATAGTTATGAGGTACAGCTGCCATATCGCCAGCGCTATATAATCCCTTAACCGAAGTCTCGGCTTTTTCATTGACCCATACGCCAGAAGCACTGTGTCCGCTACAGAAACCAATTTCTGAAATATGCATTTCCACCATATCTTGACGGTAATTGGTTCCTCGGCCCTCATGGAAACGACCACGGCTTGGGCGCTCATTGGTATGTAGAATCTCTTCAATAGTTTGAATCGTTTCTTCGGCCAGATGATCTACTTTTAAATAAACAGGACCATTACCACTTTCCAGTTCTTGGTAAAACTCCCACATCATTTGACCACTCCAATAGTCACATTCAATGAAACGTTCACCTTTACTATTGGCCGTATAACCTCCTAAAGGACCTGTCACATAGGCACAAGCTGGGCCGTTATAGTCTTTAATCAATGGATTAATCTGGAAGCATTCTAAGTTGGCAAGTTCAGCACCTGCATGGTATGCCATTGCATAGCCATCACCTGCATTGGTTGGGTTTTCATAAGTACCCATCAAATAGCCAGAAGCTGGTAAACCTAAACGCCCTGCGGCGCCACAACATAAAATGGCAGCTTTCGTTTTAATGACATAAAAGTCACCACTACGACAGTCAAAACCAAGTACACCATTGATTGCACCTTGCTCATTTTTTAAAAGCTTTGTGGTAACAATGCGATTATTAATTTTGACTTGAGCACGCTTTAATTGACGATATAAAACTTTTTTAACGTCATGGCCTTCGGGCATCGGTAAAACATATGCCCCCATGTGATGTACTTTTTTTACTGCGAATTCGCCAGTCTCATCTTTTTCAAACTTAATGCCCCATTGATCGAGCTGTTGAATGGTTTTGAAACTATGCTTTGCATATGCATATACAGTGGTTTGGTTAACTACCCCATCATTGGCTATGGTAATTTCTTTGGTGTATTGCTCAGGTGTTGCGTAGCCCGGAATGACAGCATTATTCAGCCCATCCATTCCCATTGAAATCGCCCCACTACGTTTTACATTCGCTTTTTCAATGAGCAAAACTTTTAAATTGGGGTTTTCTTGTTTTGCTTTAATCGCAGCCATTGGTCCAGCAGTTCCACCACCAATAACCACAATATCGAACTCAAGATATTTAGTTTCCATTGTAAAATCCTTATTTTTATCTGAGTTATTAACGATGAATACGTAAACGGTACTGGAAGGTATCGCCCGAGAAATAGAGATATTCATAGTCAATCGGTTGGCCATTTGCGTCATGAGTCAAACGCTCAACCCGTAATACCGGAGTTCCGATTTCGACTTGTAATAAAGCTTCTAATTCTTCATCCGCCACCGTGGCATCAATGCTTAAATCCGCATGTCCTAAAGGGATGTCGCACTCTTGTTCTAATGCCTTGAAAATATCGGTTGTACGTAAATCAATCGCTTTTTCTTTAAGTTTCAAACCAATATGTTCTGGCAAATAAGTCAACTCATAAGACACTGGCTGACGGTTGAGTAAACGAACACGTTGAATTTCATATACATTGGCTTTAACAGGTAACTTTAATTTGGGTACTACGTGCATTGGGATTTGCTTAAGCTCGGCCGAGATGACACGGTTTAAAATTTCGTGACCAGCAGATGACATTGCTTCTGCAAAACCCTGCAAACTTGAAATGTTCTGGAATGTTTTTGGCTTACTTACAAAGGTCCCTTTACCTGGCACCTTAAAAATATAGCCTTCCAACTGTAATTGGTTGAGTGCTTGGCGAACTGTGATTCGGCTTACACCAAACTGTTCAGCAAATTCATTTTCAGATGGAATTTGACTCAACACGGCATATTCACCATTTACAATTTTGTTAAGGATGAGTTCCCTTAACTGATCATAAAGAGGCTTATGATTTTTGGGATCTTGGGGTAGCTGGCTCACGGCTCACAACCTGTTATAACAACTTGAGCAAATAATGTTTAAAATGTTTCAGCTTTGGAAATAATTTAAAGCGATAACTTTAGTCAAAAAAATAATTTCAATGAATATCAATAAATTAATGAATGATTATCTATAAAAGTTGAATTATTATCATAAAAAATACATTTGTGTTTGGTATGCTACAAAACATACTCCGTTATGCCATAAACGTAACAATTACTATTATTTTTTAGGGGATAATATGCAACAAAAACAACAAAATACCCCTGATGATTCAGGGGAACAAGTCACCTTTTGGCAAGCCTTTTTATTTTGGCTGAAGCTTGGCTTTATTAGTTTTGGAGGGCCGGCTGGACAAATCGCTGTCATGCATCAAGAACTCGTTGAACAAAAGCGCTGGATATCTGAAAAAAGATTTTTGCATGCCCTGAACTACTGCATGTTGTTACCCGGTCCTGAAGCACAGCAATTAGCAACCTACATTGGTTGGCTTATGCATAGAACTGCTGGAGGATTGGTTGCAGGTATTCTATTTGTATTACCCTCCTTATTTATTTTAATTGGGCTGTCTTGGGTTTATATAAAATTTGGAGATGTTCCTGTTATCGCAGGCATTTTCTATGGGATCAAGCCTGCCGTTACTGCAATTGTCTTTCATGCAACTTACCGTATAGGTAGCCGTTCGCTTAAAAATAAATTTTTATGGGGAGTTGCAATTGCAGCTTTTTTTGCAATCTTTGTATTAAAACTTCCTTTTCCAATTATTGTTTTATTCGCTGGTATTGCTGGTTATTTAGCAAGTAAAAAGTACCCAGAACTATTTTCCTCAGTCGCTGAACATAAAGCCAGCCAAAAGGATTATGGCCCAGCATTTATTGATGATAATACCCCGACACCAGAGCATGCTAGATTTCATTGGTTAGGCTTATTAAAACTCATTTTAATTGCTGTTGGGTTATGGCTATTGCCAATTTTTGCTTTAAGTTGGTATTTTGGGTGGCATCATTCTTATACTCAAATGGCGTGGTTTTTTACTAAAGCTGCGTTACTCACTTTTGGTGGGGCTTACGCGGTTTTACCTTATGTCTATCAAGGGGCTGTAAATCATTTTGGATGGCTTTCCCCTACACAAATGATCGATGGGTTAGCGCTTGGGGAAACTACACCCGGTCCACTCATTATGGTTGTTGCCTTTGTTGGTTTTTTAGGAGGTGTCAATCATTCATTACTTGGGCCCGAGCATCTATTTTTTGCTGGAGCACTTGGTGCAGTTATTGTGACTTGGTTTACTTTCCTTTTCTCATTTTTATTTATTTTTGCTGGTGCTCCCATTATTGAATCTACACATAATGAAATAAAATTTACGGCGCCACTCACTGCAATTACCGCGGCTGTAGTCGGTGTCATTTTAAATTTAGCATTATTTTTTAGTTATCACGTGCTATGGCCACACGGTTTTTCTGGTCACTTTGATATTGTTGCGGCCTTAATTACTATTGCAGCATTCATTGCCTTATTCCGCTTTAACATTAACGTGCTGTATGTCATTTTTGCATCGGCACTGATTGGACTAGCTGTCACTTTCTTTTAGTTATTTGTTGATTTAATTTGTTTTAATTATTCATAAATACAGCCGAACAGTAATATGACTGTTCGGCTGTTTATATTTTTAACCCGCAAATTGTGCAATTTGCGCTGCTGCATTATCCAACGCAGCTTGACGTGCTTCTGGGCCGAAAGCAATACCTTCCGCACGTACAAAAGTAATATCAGTCACACCAATAAAATTGAAAAACGCTTTGATATAAGTTTCTTGATAGTCTAAAACTTCGGCTGCTGAACCTTCTGAATACACCCCGCCACGTGAAGAAGCAATAATGACACGTTTTCCCTCTACTAAACCTTGTGGGCCATTTTCCGTATAACGGAATGTTTTTCCAGCAATAGATAGTCGATCAAGCCATGCTTTTAACTGTGATGGGAAGCTAAAGTTGTACATAGGCGCGCCAATCACAACGATATCTGATGATAAAAACTCATCCAAATATTGGGTGTTTTGTGCAACACGTTGTTGTGCAGTTTCATTATTAGGTTCAACCCCTTGCCATGCCAAAAACTCAGCATCAGACAAATGCGGAATTGGCTCTAAAGCAAAATCGTGATGAATAATTTCTGCATCTGGATACGTTGCACTGAGCTGACGAATAACAGATGAGGTGAGTTGGCGGCTAACAGACTGTTCGCCTAAAATACTTGTGTCAATTTGAAGTAGTTTCATCGTTTATACCCACAGTATAAAATTGTTACTTGAGCTAATTATGTTACTACTATTATTCTTATGCACAAGAAGGCACATTTAGGGAACCAAGTAATATGACTGTAACTATACCTCATGATATCCAAAGCTCAGATTGTCAAAGAGTCAGTCAAGTTTTGGCTAGAGTTGGCGAAAAATGGAGCATTCTTATTGTAATGACACTTGCATCACGCTCTCATCGTTTCTCTGAAATAAAGAGAAATATCAATGGAATATCACAGCGTATGCTTACTTTATGCTTGCGCGGTTTAGAAAGAGATGGATTGGTTAAGCGTACAGTTTATCCCGTAATTCCACCTCATGTTGAATATGAATTGACTCCACTGGGCCATTCACTTACAGAGCCTGTAATTGCTTTAGGCCAATGGGCTCAGCAGCATATTGCGGATATTGATGCAGCAAGAGCTTTATTTGATGCAGCTCAAGATAAACCAATTACATCACCAGATGCTTAACGTAACTGTGAAGGACTCATGCCATAAAACTGCTTAAAGCGATGACTTAAATGACTCGCTGAACTAAAACCACATACTAGAGCAATATCTTGTAAAGAAAGCTGAGATGACTGAATGAGCCCTTTTGCCTTAGTTAAGCGTCTTTGCATGACATATTGGTGAGGCGCCATATTCATAGACTGTTTAAACATATGGGCAAAATGGTATTCACTTAAATTCACTACATTGGCCAAGTCTGACAAAGTCAGCGCTTGATCTAAATGATCTTCAATCCAGTCTTGAATATATTTGAGTTTATGGGGCGCCAGCCCTCCCTTAATGGCAGGCTGTTGCCATTGAACATTGCTATATTTTCGAATTAAGTGATTCAGTAATAAACTGGCAGTGGTACTCATTTGCAAATGATTTGAAGAATCTTGCCAGTCACAATCTAGCAAGAAAAACTGATATAGCGATCGAATCTTTTCGTCATCACTAAATGCAACTTCATTTAGTTCA
This region of Acinetobacter sp. XS-4 genomic DNA includes:
- a CDS encoding helix-turn-helix domain-containing protein, giving the protein MTYQTLEQLQQSKAKLHETVVLDENMQLAFWSNQQDRVSVCSDHHTLSLYIQDGYESYQKTPAGWKNGGGPGRFCLLPEHQESTWDIRGGLKFVHLYYTDQHLRDVAEKIWDKEPNQIELNEVAFSDDEKIRSLYQFFLLDCDWQDSSNHLQMSTTASLLLNHLIRKYSNVQWQQPAIKGGLAPHKLKYIQDWIEDHLDQALTLSDLANVVNLSEYHFAHMFKQSMNMAPHQYVMQRRLTKAKGLIQSSQLSLQDIALVCGFSSASHLSHRFKQFYGMSPSQLR
- a CDS encoding helix-turn-helix domain-containing protein encodes the protein MTVTIPHDIQSSDCQRVSQVLARVGEKWSILIVMTLASRSHRFSEIKRNINGISQRMLTLCLRGLERDGLVKRTVYPVIPPHVEYELTPLGHSLTEPVIALGQWAQQHIADIDAARALFDAAQDKPITSPDA
- the chrA gene encoding chromate efflux transporter; the protein is MQQKQQNTPDDSGEQVTFWQAFLFWLKLGFISFGGPAGQIAVMHQELVEQKRWISEKRFLHALNYCMLLPGPEAQQLATYIGWLMHRTAGGLVAGILFVLPSLFILIGLSWVYIKFGDVPVIAGIFYGIKPAVTAIVFHATYRIGSRSLKNKFLWGVAIAAFFAIFVLKLPFPIIVLFAGIAGYLASKKYPELFSSVAEHKASQKDYGPAFIDDNTPTPEHARFHWLGLLKLILIAVGLWLLPIFALSWYFGWHHSYTQMAWFFTKAALLTFGGAYAVLPYVYQGAVNHFGWLSPTQMIDGLALGETTPGPLIMVVAFVGFLGGVNHSLLGPEHLFFAGALGAVIVTWFTFLFSFLFIFAGAPIIESTHNEIKFTAPLTAITAAVVGVILNLALFFSYHVLWPHGFSGHFDIVAALITIAAFIALFRFNINVLYVIFASALIGLAVTFF
- a CDS encoding FMN-dependent NADH-azoreductase, which translates into the protein MKLLQIDTSILGEQSVSRQLTSSVIRQLSATYPDAEIIHHDFALEPIPHLSDAEFLAWQGVEPNNETAQQRVAQNTQYLDEFLSSDIVVIGAPMYNFSFPSQLKAWLDRLSIAGKTFRYTENGPQGLVEGKRVIIASSRGGVYSEGSAAEVLDYQETYIKAFFNFIGVTDITFVRAEGIAFGPEARQAALDNAAAQIAQFAG
- a CDS encoding fumarate reductase/succinate dehydrogenase flavoprotein subunit, with protein sequence METKYLEFDIVVIGGGTAGPMAAIKAKQENPNLKVLLIEKANVKRSGAISMGMDGLNNAVIPGYATPEQYTKEITIANDGVVNQTTVYAYAKHSFKTIQQLDQWGIKFEKDETGEFAVKKVHHMGAYVLPMPEGHDVKKVLYRQLKRAQVKINNRIVTTKLLKNEQGAINGVLGFDCRSGDFYVIKTKAAILCCGAAGRLGLPASGYLMGTYENPTNAGDGYAMAYHAGAELANLECFQINPLIKDYNGPACAYVTGPLGGYTANSKGERFIECDYWSGQMMWEFYQELESGNGPVYLKVDHLAEETIQTIEEILHTNERPSRGRFHEGRGTNYRQDMVEMHISEIGFCSGHSASGVWVNEKAETSVKGLYSAGDMAAVPHNYMLGAFTYGWFAGVNAAQYVNVIEDSELNQSEIEAEKARIFAPLDCSEGLPAEQVEYKLRRFVNDYLQPPKTHQKMEIGLKRFEEIKQDIKRISARNPHELMRAAEVSFIRDCAEMAARASLFREESRWGLYHYRADFPQKNNLDWFCHAHLKKDEQGNMVSFKKTIEPYVVSINQDEAVSYDRLRIQKDVALTD
- a CDS encoding GntR family transcriptional regulator, yielding MSQLPQDPKNHKPLYDQLRELILNKIVNGEYAVLSQIPSENEFAEQFGVSRITVRQALNQLQLEGYIFKVPGKGTFVSKPKTFQNISSLQGFAEAMSSAGHEILNRVISAELKQIPMHVVPKLKLPVKANVYEIQRVRLLNRQPVSYELTYLPEHIGLKLKEKAIDLRTTDIFKALEQECDIPLGHADLSIDATVADEELEALLQVEIGTPVLRVERLTHDANGQPIDYEYLYFSGDTFQYRLRIHR